In Ectothiorhodospira sp. BSL-9, a single window of DNA contains:
- a CDS encoding diguanylate cyclase yields MTRAEGIEQELRGALEEYLTNYLSRRDLHKAMAFFSPTIQGVGTGHDEFVPERRVFLEIYERDFRQAPNPIVWEQPRLHVAVLCDTVGITTCELHLHTQIQGQEIHLNNLRQTLVWKRHESGRWLIEHLHISFPSTEHGQDESYPNKELEARNRVLARLVEKRTAQLSEALEEQRQLANTDRLTGMNNRPRIEELANTELLGAQRYGYPVSAILIDVDWFKRINDQHGHLIGDSVLKAFADIITARLRAVDHAGRWGGEEFLIICPHIGMEGALALARGLQETIAAHPFPKVGPWTASIGVSQYRPGETLQDFFGRTDAALYRAKELGRNRVEVAPNGP; encoded by the coding sequence GTGACCCGTGCTGAAGGCATCGAGCAGGAACTGAGGGGGGCTCTGGAAGAATACCTCACCAATTATTTGTCCAGGCGGGACCTGCACAAGGCGATGGCGTTTTTTAGCCCCACCATCCAAGGCGTGGGGACCGGACACGACGAATTCGTCCCCGAGCGACGTGTCTTCCTGGAAATCTATGAGAGGGACTTTCGGCAGGCCCCCAATCCCATCGTCTGGGAGCAACCCCGCCTGCACGTGGCAGTGCTTTGCGACACGGTGGGCATCACCACTTGCGAATTGCATTTGCACACCCAGATTCAGGGGCAGGAGATCCACCTCAACAATCTGCGCCAGACCCTGGTATGGAAGCGTCATGAATCAGGTCGTTGGCTCATCGAACACCTGCATATCTCCTTCCCGAGCACCGAACACGGACAGGACGAATCCTACCCGAACAAGGAACTGGAGGCGCGCAACCGGGTTCTGGCGCGGCTGGTGGAGAAGCGAACCGCCCAATTGAGCGAGGCGCTGGAAGAACAGCGACAGCTGGCCAACACCGACCGCCTCACCGGCATGAACAACCGGCCGCGCATTGAAGAGCTCGCCAATACAGAGCTGCTGGGGGCCCAGCGATATGGCTACCCGGTCTCCGCCATCCTGATCGACGTGGACTGGTTCAAGCGGATCAATGACCAACACGGGCACCTGATCGGTGACAGCGTCCTCAAGGCCTTTGCCGACATCATCACTGCCCGGCTGCGTGCCGTGGATCACGCTGGCCGCTGGGGTGGGGAGGAGTTCCTGATCATTTGTCCGCACATCGGCATGGAAGGCGCCCTCGCCCTGGCGCGAGGCTTACAGGAAACCATCGCCGCGCACCCGTTCCCCAAGGTCGGGCCCTGGACCGCCAGCATCGGCGTTTCCCAATACCGGCCTGGAGAAACCCTCCAGGACTTCTTTGGCCGCACCGACGCCGCCCTCTACCGCGCCAAGGAGCTGGGCCGCAACCGCGTGGAGGTGGCGCCGAACGGGCCTTAG
- a CDS encoding helix-turn-helix domain-containing protein has product MAEQDDRWLSVDEIGKHLGVSNDTVYRWIDKHSMPAHRMGRFWKFQKVEVDEWVKAGGAAETPRKDQRRE; this is encoded by the coding sequence ATGGCCGAGCAGGACGATCGCTGGTTATCCGTCGACGAGATAGGCAAGCACCTTGGTGTCAGCAACGACACCGTGTACCGCTGGATCGACAAGCACTCAATGCCTGCCCACCGTATGGGGCGATTCTGGAAGTTCCAAAAGGTCGAGGTGGACGAGTGGGTCAAAGCGGGGGGAGCCGCCGAAACACCACGCAAGGATCAGCGTCGCGAATGA
- a CDS encoding DUF1819 family protein, which translates to MTEGRYRISFTSGSLYHRESVKLAELYLSLRDWEAVRAQALRDNLLQARTESTAKRTCREALARLQRLNDRELAFLPEANHHDQAHLLWVAVCRLYRLIADFAVEVIHERFVTMNLGLSFEDFDAFYNRKSEWHDELDNASASTRNKLRQVLFRMLREAGLLGKDKTINAVLLSPRLVELLSQHQPDECLYFPVHESDIKGMST; encoded by the coding sequence ATGACCGAGGGCAGGTATCGCATCTCCTTCACGTCCGGCAGCCTGTATCACCGCGAATCGGTGAAGCTGGCCGAACTGTACCTCTCGCTCCGTGACTGGGAAGCAGTGCGGGCGCAAGCGCTGCGTGACAACCTGCTCCAGGCCAGGACCGAAAGCACGGCAAAGCGCACCTGCAGAGAGGCTCTAGCACGCCTGCAGAGGTTGAACGATCGCGAACTGGCGTTCCTGCCAGAGGCCAACCACCACGACCAGGCTCACCTCCTATGGGTTGCGGTGTGTCGTCTGTACCGCTTGATTGCGGACTTTGCGGTGGAAGTGATCCATGAGCGGTTCGTTACGATGAATCTGGGCCTCAGCTTCGAGGACTTCGATGCCTTCTATAACCGCAAATCGGAATGGCATGACGAGCTTGATAACGCCAGCGCTTCAACGCGCAACAAATTACGGCAGGTTCTGTTCAGGATGCTGCGTGAGGCTGGGTTGTTAGGGAAAGACAAAACCATCAACGCGGTGCTGCTAAGCCCGAGGCTGGTCGAGCTGCTGAGTCAGCACCAACCTGATGAGTGTCTTTACTTTCCAGTCCATGAATCAGATATCAAAGGGATGTCCACTTGA
- a CDS encoding DUF1788 domain-containing protein, with the protein MPMQDRLQHLFSVVSGQRFLHKQGLGNEVPFFICPFRPEEAVEMERLQRQLVNRLEQAGIRILSINLYDLAIDILKEREIWDQVLQLEPTVSKDQLKELLQGVLDPEAHLVPAIAAKLHPDEFDVLFLSGVGEIFPYIRSHNVLNNLQSTAKDRPTVMFFPGSYTHSLETGASLDLFGRLHDDKYYRAFNIFHYEA; encoded by the coding sequence ATGCCGATGCAGGATCGGCTTCAGCACTTGTTCAGCGTGGTTTCCGGCCAGCGATTCCTGCACAAACAAGGCCTGGGCAATGAAGTGCCATTCTTCATCTGCCCCTTTCGGCCAGAAGAAGCGGTCGAAATGGAGCGTCTTCAGCGGCAGCTGGTCAATCGCCTGGAGCAAGCGGGCATCAGGATTCTGAGCATCAACCTGTATGACCTTGCCATCGATATCCTGAAAGAAAGAGAAATCTGGGACCAGGTGTTGCAGCTCGAGCCCACCGTCTCAAAGGATCAACTGAAAGAATTATTACAGGGTGTGCTTGACCCTGAAGCTCACTTGGTACCCGCCATTGCGGCAAAACTCCACCCCGATGAGTTTGATGTTCTGTTTCTTTCAGGGGTGGGGGAAATATTCCCCTACATACGCTCCCATAACGTGCTCAACAACCTGCAAAGCACGGCCAAAGACCGACCAACGGTGATGTTTTTCCCTGGGTCCTACACCCACTCGCTGGAAACCGGGGCATCACTGGACTTGTTCGGCCGGCTGCATGACGACAAGTACTATCGTGCATTCAACATCTTTCATTACGAAGCCTGA
- the brxC gene encoding BREX system P-loop protein BrxC has translation MTLKNIFLKPVDRPIEGVIKADDEASLRLEIEEYVLTNEVEKRLEEFLDAYNNYEGANGVWVSGFFGSGKSHLLKMLALLLENREMGGASTLDLFLPKCSDNEILRGDLKRAVSIPAKSILFNIDQKADVISKTQIDALLAVFVKVFDEMCGYYGKQGHIAQFERDLDSRGLYQQFKNEYEGIAGRSWHKGREQALLEGANIANAYAAVTGGDRQSAAGILDKYRSEYRVSIEDFADNVNAYIEKQAKERGHEEFRLNFFVDEVGQYIADNTKLMTNLQTIAESLATKCRGRAWIIVTAQEEMKDVVGEMSKQQGHDFTKIQARFNNRMKLSSADVAEVIQKRLLTKTEDGVNQLSDVYHAQANNFKTLFGFADGSATYRNFRDRDHFIHSYPFAPYQFALFQSAIQNLSQHNAFEGKHSSVGERSMLGVFQQVAIQISNHEVGQLATFDLMFEGIRSALKSQIQRAIIQAENHLDNAFAIRLLKALFLVKYVKEFKPTVRNLCVLMLDAFEQDLPALRDRVEEALCLLEQQTYIQRNGDQYEYLTDEEKDVEQEIKNTEVESSDVADELEKIVFDYVIKQRKIRHDAGSSQNQGQDYAFSRKLDDRLHGREYELSINVISPFHEHTDNEQMLRTASTYKADELFVLMPSDERLVRDLLMFKRTEKYIKQNISVTQQAAVKRILNDKSFQNREREARLRQQVQTLMGQSKLLIGGADVEVTNEHAQTRIIRGFHELIARAYPNLRMLRGVAYTEKDISHCLNRSDEGLFGNDTTALAESEQEVLAFIQSNNRGGVRTTLKSLLERFERKPYGWYYAAILCTLANLCARGKLEVRLDGNILEGSELERALRNTHGHGNVVLEPQIEFTASQVRGLKSFYEDFFDSPPRSSEAKALGKEAGEAFQEMFQDLDRRIAQVDQYPFLNALQPALDTLKEVAGKPYTWHLTELSRQENQLLDLKENVIDPIRKFMGGSQKDIYNQARSFLQSQEPNFIYVSGDEIEQIRTILNDPNCYKGNRIQQLKGQLDSLQARINKKVQQTRSQAETSLKTMQERMQTMDEYQSLPEPRQDELNKPFRDLSDDIGQERLIAVIKDRARYFEEEGYQKLLGKMVDMARQKSAPAGSPEQPQGGENGRPPHGIKELPADYIHLRNLQVAFDKAWLADENDLDQYLNALRDALLTQIQQGLKVRI, from the coding sequence ATGACATTGAAGAACATTTTTCTAAAGCCCGTTGACCGCCCCATTGAAGGCGTCATCAAAGCCGATGATGAAGCCAGTCTTCGCCTCGAGATTGAAGAATACGTACTGACCAACGAAGTCGAGAAGCGTCTTGAAGAGTTTCTGGATGCTTACAACAATTACGAAGGCGCCAACGGTGTATGGGTGTCCGGCTTCTTCGGGTCAGGTAAGTCACACCTGCTCAAGATGCTGGCCCTGTTACTCGAGAACCGGGAAATGGGTGGTGCCTCCACCCTGGATCTTTTCCTTCCCAAATGCAGTGACAATGAAATTCTCCGGGGCGACCTGAAGCGAGCCGTCTCTATTCCAGCAAAGAGCATTCTGTTCAACATTGACCAGAAAGCCGATGTCATTAGTAAAACCCAGATCGATGCCCTTTTAGCCGTGTTCGTTAAAGTCTTCGACGAGATGTGTGGCTACTATGGCAAGCAAGGGCACATTGCACAGTTTGAGCGCGATCTGGACAGCCGCGGCTTGTACCAGCAGTTCAAAAACGAGTACGAGGGCATCGCCGGTCGTTCCTGGCACAAAGGCCGGGAACAAGCGCTCCTGGAGGGTGCCAATATCGCCAACGCCTACGCGGCTGTGACCGGCGGCGACCGGCAGTCAGCAGCGGGTATTCTCGACAAGTACCGCAGCGAATATCGAGTGTCGATTGAGGATTTCGCGGACAACGTGAATGCATACATTGAGAAGCAGGCAAAAGAGAGGGGGCACGAAGAGTTCCGCCTCAACTTTTTTGTGGATGAGGTCGGTCAGTATATCGCCGACAACACCAAGCTGATGACCAATCTGCAAACCATTGCCGAGAGCCTCGCCACCAAATGCCGGGGCCGGGCCTGGATTATCGTCACCGCGCAGGAAGAGATGAAAGACGTGGTGGGCGAAATGAGCAAACAGCAGGGCCACGACTTCACGAAAATTCAAGCGCGCTTCAATAACCGCATGAAGCTGTCCAGCGCGGACGTGGCAGAGGTCATCCAGAAGCGTCTGCTGACCAAGACCGAAGATGGCGTCAATCAGCTATCGGACGTCTACCACGCGCAAGCCAATAACTTCAAAACACTCTTCGGCTTCGCAGATGGATCGGCCACCTACCGAAACTTCCGGGACAGGGACCACTTCATCCACAGCTACCCCTTTGCCCCATACCAGTTCGCGCTGTTCCAATCAGCAATCCAGAATCTGTCGCAGCATAATGCCTTTGAGGGTAAGCACAGCTCTGTCGGTGAACGCTCCATGCTGGGCGTTTTCCAGCAGGTGGCCATCCAGATCAGCAACCACGAAGTGGGTCAGCTGGCCACCTTCGACCTGATGTTTGAGGGCATACGCTCTGCACTGAAATCACAAATTCAGCGTGCGATTATCCAGGCAGAAAACCACCTGGATAACGCCTTCGCCATCCGCCTGCTGAAAGCCCTGTTTCTGGTGAAGTATGTCAAAGAGTTCAAACCCACGGTGCGCAACCTCTGCGTGTTGATGCTGGACGCCTTCGAACAGGACCTGCCGGCGCTTCGCGACAGGGTCGAGGAGGCCCTCTGTCTCCTGGAGCAACAGACCTACATACAGCGTAATGGAGATCAGTACGAGTACCTGACGGATGAGGAAAAGGACGTCGAACAGGAGATCAAGAACACGGAGGTCGAATCATCGGATGTTGCGGACGAGCTGGAAAAAATCGTTTTCGACTATGTCATCAAGCAGCGCAAGATCCGCCATGACGCGGGCTCATCCCAGAATCAGGGGCAGGACTACGCCTTTTCGCGCAAACTGGATGATCGTCTGCATGGTCGTGAATACGAGCTGTCGATCAATGTCATCAGTCCGTTCCATGAGCATACCGACAACGAGCAAATGCTCCGTACAGCCTCAACGTATAAGGCGGACGAGTTGTTTGTGCTCATGCCGTCGGACGAGCGCCTGGTGCGTGATCTGCTCATGTTCAAGCGCACCGAGAAATACATCAAGCAGAATATTTCGGTCACCCAGCAGGCAGCCGTCAAACGCATCCTGAATGACAAGAGCTTTCAGAATCGTGAGCGGGAGGCCAGGCTCCGGCAACAGGTTCAAACCCTCATGGGCCAATCAAAACTGCTCATCGGGGGCGCAGATGTGGAAGTGACCAACGAGCACGCCCAGACGCGCATCATCCGAGGCTTCCATGAGCTGATCGCTCGGGCTTACCCCAACCTTCGCATGTTGCGCGGCGTTGCCTACACGGAAAAAGATATCAGCCATTGCCTCAATCGTTCAGATGAGGGTCTTTTTGGTAACGACACCACGGCCCTGGCGGAATCCGAGCAGGAGGTGCTGGCATTCATTCAAAGCAACAACCGGGGCGGTGTCCGTACCACTCTGAAGAGTCTGCTGGAGAGATTCGAACGCAAACCCTATGGCTGGTACTATGCCGCGATTCTGTGCACCCTGGCCAACCTGTGCGCCCGTGGCAAGTTGGAGGTTCGCCTCGACGGGAACATCCTGGAAGGCAGCGAACTGGAGCGCGCCCTGCGCAACACCCACGGCCACGGCAACGTGGTGCTGGAGCCGCAGATTGAATTCACCGCCTCTCAGGTCCGGGGGCTCAAGTCGTTTTACGAGGACTTCTTCGATAGCCCGCCGCGCAGCAGCGAAGCCAAGGCCCTGGGTAAGGAGGCCGGCGAGGCTTTCCAGGAAATGTTCCAGGACCTGGATCGGCGAATAGCGCAGGTGGACCAGTACCCGTTCCTCAATGCCTTGCAACCTGCTCTGGATACGCTGAAAGAGGTTGCCGGGAAGCCCTACACCTGGCACCTGACGGAATTGAGCAGGCAGGAAAATCAACTGCTGGACCTGAAAGAGAATGTCATCGATCCCATTCGCAAGTTCATGGGCGGCTCACAAAAGGACATCTACAACCAGGCCCGGTCCTTCCTGCAGAGCCAGGAGCCCAACTTCATCTATGTGTCCGGGGACGAAATCGAGCAGATTCGCACCATTCTGAACGACCCCAATTGCTACAAGGGGAATCGCATTCAGCAGCTCAAGGGCCAGCTTGACAGCCTGCAGGCGCGCATCAATAAAAAGGTGCAACAAACCCGGTCTCAGGCAGAAACGTCCCTGAAGACCATGCAGGAGCGCATGCAAACCATGGATGAATATCAGTCCCTTCCGGAACCACGCCAGGATGAGCTCAACAAGCCGTTCCGGGATCTGTCCGATGACATCGGGCAGGAGCGCCTGATTGCCGTGATCAAGGACCGGGCCCGGTACTTTGAAGAAGAGGGCTACCAGAAACTGCTGGGCAAAATGGTGGATATGGCCCGGCAGAAGTCTGCACCGGCAGGAAGTCCCGAACAGCCACAGGGTGGCGAGAATGGCAGGCCGCCTCATGGGATCAAGGAATTACCTGCCGACTACATTCACTTGCGCAACCTCCAGGTTGCGTTTGACAAGGCCTGGCTGGCCGACGAAAACGACCTGGACCAGTACCTGAACGCTTTACGCGATGCCCTGCTGACTCAAATTCAGCAAGGCCTGAAGGTTCGAATCTAA
- a CDS encoding ATP-binding protein, whose translation MHDAEQEIRALIRGGENLAVEFKSDVKSLPDRELVAAVVALANTEGGDLFLGIEDDGTPTGLHANHRHLTGLPALIANKTIPSLAVRVEALELEGQPIARIHVPKSRQLVSTSEGLLQRRRLRMDGTPEAVPFYPHEFVQRQSSLGVTDPSALPVENLAIEDLDPIQRIRIRNAIKKYGGDQSLTPLADDELDGALGLTVSIDGQRHPTVAGLLLLGNETQLRQHLPSHEAAFQVLRGTDVLVNEFYRKPLLETFEEIEVLFRARVEEEEIQVGLFRVPIPNFDRRAFREAFVNALVHRDYSALGAVHVKLDDDGLSISNPGGFVEGVNLDNLLVADPRSRNPLLADIIKRIGLAERTGRGIDRIFEGMLRYGRTAPDYSMSSAHTVSVRMSAADADAEFLRMIVGREEQTGAAMPIDSLIILSRLRNERRLRTADLAGSVQKPETVVRGTLEKLVEAGMVQAHGTGKGRTYTLSAKVYQGAGQKAAYVRQAGFDAIQQEQMVLNFIDTHGSIKRGDVMELCHLDRNQAYRLLARMKATKQIKQMGEQKGATYERV comes from the coding sequence ATGCACGACGCCGAACAGGAGATCCGGGCGCTCATTCGCGGCGGCGAAAACCTTGCCGTTGAGTTCAAGAGCGACGTCAAAAGCCTGCCTGACCGGGAACTGGTGGCCGCCGTGGTGGCCCTGGCCAACACCGAGGGCGGCGACCTGTTCCTGGGCATTGAAGACGATGGCACACCGACCGGGCTGCATGCCAACCACCGTCACCTCACCGGCCTGCCCGCACTGATTGCCAATAAGACCATTCCATCACTGGCGGTGCGCGTCGAGGCCCTGGAACTGGAAGGGCAGCCCATTGCCAGAATCCACGTACCCAAATCCCGGCAACTGGTATCCACCTCGGAAGGTCTTCTGCAACGTCGGCGCCTGAGAATGGACGGCACCCCGGAGGCCGTGCCCTTCTACCCCCATGAGTTTGTTCAACGGCAATCCAGCCTGGGCGTAACAGACCCCTCTGCCCTGCCGGTGGAAAACCTTGCGATTGAGGATCTGGATCCGATCCAGCGTATCCGCATCCGCAACGCCATCAAGAAATACGGTGGCGACCAGAGCCTGACCCCTCTGGCGGATGATGAGTTGGATGGCGCCCTGGGGCTGACGGTGAGCATAGATGGCCAGCGCCACCCCACCGTGGCGGGCTTGTTACTGCTGGGAAACGAGACGCAGCTCCGGCAGCACCTGCCCTCCCACGAGGCAGCGTTCCAGGTGCTGCGGGGCACGGATGTTTTGGTCAATGAGTTCTACCGCAAGCCGCTGCTGGAGACCTTTGAAGAGATCGAGGTGCTATTCCGCGCCCGGGTCGAGGAAGAGGAGATTCAGGTCGGGCTGTTTCGCGTGCCCATCCCCAACTTCGACCGCCGGGCCTTCCGGGAAGCCTTCGTGAACGCTCTGGTTCACCGCGACTACAGTGCTCTGGGCGCCGTGCACGTCAAACTGGACGATGACGGCCTGAGCATCAGTAATCCGGGTGGTTTTGTGGAGGGCGTCAACCTGGACAACCTGCTGGTGGCCGATCCCCGCTCCCGCAACCCCCTGCTGGCCGACATCATCAAGCGCATCGGCCTGGCAGAACGCACGGGTCGGGGCATTGACCGCATCTTCGAGGGCATGCTCCGCTATGGGCGTACCGCCCCCGACTACTCCATGTCATCCGCCCACACCGTCTCCGTGCGCATGAGCGCAGCGGACGCGGACGCCGAGTTCCTGCGCATGATCGTCGGACGCGAGGAACAGACCGGTGCCGCCATGCCCATCGACAGCCTGATCATCCTGTCCCGGCTGCGCAATGAGCGGCGCTTAAGAACGGCGGATCTGGCCGGGTCCGTGCAAAAGCCCGAAACCGTGGTCCGGGGCACCCTGGAGAAACTGGTGGAGGCCGGCATGGTGCAAGCCCACGGCACGGGCAAGGGCCGTACCTACACTCTGAGCGCCAAGGTGTACCAGGGGGCGGGACAGAAGGCGGCCTATGTGCGCCAGGCGGGTTTTGATGCCATCCAGCAGGAGCAGATGGTGCTGAATTTCATCGATACCCACGGCAGCATCAAACGTGGGGATGTCATGGAGCTTTGCCACCTCGATAGAAACCAGGCTTACCGGCTGCTAGCCAGAATGAAAGCCACCAAGCAAATCAAGCAAATGGGTGAGCAGAAAGGCGCTACTTATGAGCGTGTTTAA
- the pglX gene encoding BREX-1 system adenine-specific DNA-methyltransferase PglX, which yields METAKLKKFAQLARRSLIEQVSAKLKLVLAEESSARRESPEAVKKLEAAIAKLGQEQVIERVAYIWFNRFCALRFMDVNRYNRLGVVSPTDGQFQPEILADAKMGHIDEEMVRAKTRQRVFALLDGKMPSQDPQGEAYRLLVVAACNHWHSAMPFLFERIDDYTELLMPDDLLSGNSILAYTREAMTPGACEDVEIIGWLYQFYISEKKDQVFEALKKNQKITPANIPAATQLFTPRWIVRYLVDNSLGRLWMLNRPNSGLIRKLEYYIPPDEAETDFLKINSPEELRVCDPACGSGHMLTYAFDLLYAIYEEEGYEPSEIPEKILTHNLYGIELDERAGELAAFALTMNARARQRRFFNKGINPNICVLENVSFTPDELEEYMSAVGRDLFTQGLCESLQQFEEADNFGSLILPKLTKVTDVLAELETKNLGSNLFLADTHSKVLKVLRMAEALGPRYAVVVANPPYMGGKGMNGRLGAWAKENYPKSKSDLFAMFIERNLDMAVNGGAVAMITMQSWMFLSSFEALRGRILNQHTILSMAHLGARAFDSIGGEVVSTTAFVLENAHKPHYRGAFLRLVDGNSEADKMAMMAKAIEQ from the coding sequence ATGGAAACCGCAAAACTCAAAAAATTCGCCCAGCTCGCCCGCCGCAGTCTGATTGAGCAGGTCAGCGCCAAGCTCAAGCTGGTTCTGGCTGAAGAAAGCTCTGCCCGGCGAGAAAGCCCTGAGGCCGTCAAGAAGCTGGAAGCGGCGATCGCCAAACTGGGCCAGGAGCAGGTCATCGAGCGCGTGGCCTATATCTGGTTCAACCGCTTCTGCGCCCTGCGTTTTATGGACGTGAACCGATACAACCGCCTTGGCGTGGTCTCGCCCACCGACGGACAGTTTCAGCCCGAGATCCTGGCTGACGCCAAGATGGGCCATATCGATGAAGAGATGGTACGGGCAAAAACCCGACAACGGGTCTTTGCCCTACTGGATGGCAAAATGCCCAGCCAGGATCCCCAGGGGGAAGCCTATCGCCTGTTGGTGGTAGCCGCCTGTAACCATTGGCACAGCGCCATGCCGTTCCTTTTCGAACGCATTGACGATTACACCGAGCTTCTCATGCCGGATGACCTGCTCTCCGGCAACTCTATTCTAGCCTACACCCGCGAGGCTATGACGCCGGGTGCCTGTGAGGATGTTGAGATAATTGGCTGGTTGTACCAGTTCTATATATCCGAAAAAAAGGATCAAGTCTTCGAGGCGCTGAAGAAGAATCAGAAAATCACACCGGCCAATATCCCCGCCGCCACGCAGCTTTTCACGCCGCGCTGGATTGTGCGCTACCTGGTGGACAATTCGCTCGGCCGCTTGTGGATGCTTAACAGGCCAAATTCAGGGCTGATCCGTAAGCTTGAGTATTACATCCCTCCGGATGAAGCCGAAACCGATTTCTTGAAAATCAACAGCCCGGAAGAGCTCAGGGTTTGCGATCCAGCCTGCGGCTCCGGCCATATGCTGACCTATGCTTTCGATCTGCTCTACGCCATTTATGAAGAAGAAGGCTACGAGCCGTCCGAAATCCCCGAAAAGATTCTGACGCACAACCTTTACGGTATTGAGCTGGATGAACGGGCCGGTGAGCTAGCCGCCTTTGCGCTAACCATGAACGCCCGAGCGCGTCAGCGGCGTTTTTTCAACAAAGGCATCAATCCCAACATCTGTGTGTTGGAAAACGTTAGCTTCACTCCGGATGAACTGGAAGAGTACATGAGCGCCGTGGGCCGTGACTTGTTCACCCAGGGCTTATGTGAAAGCTTGCAACAGTTCGAGGAGGCTGACAACTTCGGCTCCCTGATCTTGCCCAAGCTTACCAAAGTGACTGACGTGCTAGCCGAGCTGGAGACCAAGAATCTGGGTAGCAACCTGTTCCTGGCCGACACGCACAGCAAGGTACTGAAAGTACTGCGTATGGCCGAAGCCTTGGGCCCGCGCTACGCCGTGGTCGTCGCCAACCCGCCCTATATGGGCGGCAAGGGCATGAATGGACGGCTTGGCGCCTGGGCCAAGGAGAACTACCCAAAGAGCAAGTCCGACCTGTTCGCGATGTTCATAGAGCGCAACCTGGATATGGCCGTGAATGGCGGCGCTGTCGCCATGATCACGATGCAGAGCTGGATGTTTCTGTCTTCCTTCGAGGCTTTGCGCGGCCGCATTCTCAATCAGCACACTATTTTGTCGATGGCCCACCTGGGGGCGCGAGCCTTTGACAGCATTGGTGGGGAAGTTGTCTCGACGACTGCTTTCGTGCTCGAGAACGCCCATAAGCCGCACTATCGCGGCGCGTTTCTCCGATTGGTCGATGGCAATTCGGAAGCCGACAAAATGGCCATGATGGCCAAGGCCATTGAGCAGTAG
- a CDS encoding ATP/GTP-binding protein, with protein MISSLHLKNFVAFTDLTIKFSPGINIIIGENGTGKTHLLKAILALSGPESLSEHPGEQLARKLCRLYQPLGEQVGELRRTGTRGNAMLSATFSSGQEVSARFSGIATETKVRINRVSGAAPATFIPTKEILSLVRGLTAGQPDQATIDRIFDDGYLDLAHQLIKEGADDLETKVQLDPRFASIVPRLANLIGGRYELRNGRFCFQVGKYVEKLGKSSSAEKAAQSFQDSTLRFVPAKLPLLSSGMTAEGYRKIGVLQRLLSNGSLNPGAAGPLLWDEPESNLNPKLIKDLVLALLELARNGQQVILATHDYVLLKWFDLLMDKGEGDQVRFHVLSREEKTGQVHRDSMDDYKAIEPNAIADTFNELTKEQVARKMRGLGK; from the coding sequence ATGATCAGTAGCTTACACCTCAAAAACTTCGTCGCCTTCACCGATCTTACCATCAAGTTCTCGCCGGGAATAAACATCATAATTGGTGAAAATGGCACGGGAAAGACACATTTGCTCAAAGCCATTCTCGCACTGAGCGGGCCGGAATCCCTTTCGGAGCATCCTGGCGAGCAACTCGCCCGCAAGCTCTGCCGGCTCTATCAACCGCTGGGTGAGCAAGTGGGCGAACTGCGCCGTACTGGCACTCGTGGGAATGCCATGCTTAGTGCCACCTTTTCGTCTGGACAAGAAGTGTCCGCCAGGTTCAGCGGCATCGCCACTGAAACCAAAGTGAGGATTAACAGAGTCTCCGGCGCTGCTCCGGCCACCTTCATACCGACTAAGGAGATTCTGTCTCTGGTCCGTGGCCTCACCGCCGGCCAGCCAGATCAAGCTACCATCGACCGCATCTTTGACGACGGCTACTTAGATCTGGCCCACCAGCTCATCAAAGAGGGTGCGGATGACCTTGAAACCAAAGTTCAGCTCGATCCACGGTTTGCCAGCATAGTCCCCCGGCTGGCCAACCTGATCGGCGGTAGATACGAACTCCGCAACGGTCGATTCTGCTTTCAGGTTGGCAAGTACGTCGAAAAACTGGGCAAAAGCAGCTCGGCAGAGAAAGCTGCTCAGAGTTTTCAGGATTCGACCCTGCGTTTCGTGCCCGCAAAGTTGCCACTGCTCTCCAGCGGGATGACAGCTGAAGGGTATCGCAAAATCGGCGTGCTTCAGCGCTTGCTCAGTAACGGCAGCCTCAATCCCGGTGCCGCTGGCCCCCTGTTGTGGGATGAACCAGAGTCCAACCTTAACCCCAAGCTGATAAAGGATCTGGTACTGGCGCTTCTGGAACTCGCTCGTAACGGCCAGCAAGTCATCCTCGCGACCCACGACTACGTGCTGCTTAAGTGGTTCGACCTATTAATGGATAAGGGCGAGGGGGACCAAGTGCGTTTTCACGTTCTGTCTCGTGAGGAAAAAACCGGGCAGGTGCACCGTGACAGCATGGATGACTACAAAGCCATCGAGCCGAACGCAATTGCAGACACCTTTAACGAACTGACCAAGGAGCAAGTAGCTCGCAAAATGCGAGGCTTGGGAAAATGA